The Mucilaginibacter mallensis genome has a segment encoding these proteins:
- a CDS encoding PadR family transcriptional regulator: protein MNNEFVQNWFSQVKKGTLSYIILIILDEKEYYGYELVQEIKIHTTLEVAEGTLYPLLNRLKTEGIVDAKWIEQESGIPRKYYTLSKEGRETLTEMKKIWSALGTAIQKIQK, encoded by the coding sequence ATGAATAATGAATTTGTGCAGAACTGGTTCTCCCAGGTAAAGAAAGGGACACTATCCTATATCATCCTCATCATACTTGATGAAAAGGAGTATTATGGCTATGAACTGGTGCAGGAGATAAAAATTCATACCACGCTTGAGGTAGCGGAAGGTACCTTATACCCTTTATTAAACCGACTGAAAACCGAAGGCATTGTCGACGCCAAATGGATAGAGCAGGAATCAGGTATACCACGTAAGTATTATACATTGAGCAAGGAGGGGAGAGAAACTCTAACTGAAATGAAGAAGATCTGGTCGGCATTAGGAACCGCCATTCAAAAAATACAGAAATGA
- a CDS encoding DoxX family protein, whose translation MISQQYKYQSVYLRLAIGSAYLWEVADRLGLLGAHGQPHVGWGDWQHFLDYSKQVMAFLPVSIIPFLSVLATLGEATFGILLIIGLFTRFAAIGSGILSFCFAVSMGISFGIDSPLGYSVFTLSAASFLLAGVPNYKWSIDAWRSLRSLNNQLADYQQNAILN comes from the coding sequence ATGATTAGTCAGCAATATAAATATCAATCGGTATACCTGAGGTTAGCTATAGGCAGCGCCTATTTATGGGAAGTAGCCGACAGGCTTGGGTTGTTAGGTGCCCACGGGCAACCACATGTAGGCTGGGGCGATTGGCAGCATTTCCTGGACTACTCAAAACAGGTGATGGCATTTTTACCTGTTAGCATTATCCCTTTCCTGTCAGTTTTAGCCACTCTGGGCGAGGCCACTTTTGGCATATTGTTAATTATCGGCCTGTTTACCCGTTTCGCGGCTATAGGCAGCGGAATATTGAGCTTTTGTTTTGCCGTATCAATGGGTATCTCATTTGGTATCGATTCGCCATTGGGTTATTCGGTTTTTACGCTGAGCGCAGCCAGTTTTTTACTCGCAGGTGTGCCAAATTACAAATGGAGCATTGATGCCTGGCGCTCATTAAGATCATTGAATAATCAATTGGCTGATTACCAGCAAAACGCCATATTAAATTAA
- a CDS encoding quinone oxidoreductase family protein, whose protein sequence is MKALTFSTFGNSDVLEYLDIPEPVLKTNEILVETEAIGLNFADIYRRKGNYHLLGQPPYIAGYEGAGIIIDANNNEGFKQGDRIGFADVPFANAERVAVPATHAIPLPEEISFETAASVLLQGLTAQYLATDSHKTKSGETVLIHACAGGVGIILTQISKLLGATVVGLTSSESKAAIALKHGADQVYLYTDDWKKEVLSFSLGGVDVVYDSIGSTLKDSFSVTKDCGQVVFFGMSGGMPDLVDPRMLMDTSKTITGGDLWSYLTSREERQKRAAQLFNWIINKDIMIPSPAVFSLSEGKLAHDYLESRKSSGKIILIP, encoded by the coding sequence ATGAAAGCACTAACCTTTTCAACATTCGGTAATTCAGATGTACTTGAATATCTGGATATTCCGGAACCTGTATTAAAAACTAATGAAATTCTGGTTGAAACGGAGGCAATAGGATTAAACTTTGCAGATATTTATCGCAGAAAAGGCAACTATCACCTGCTTGGGCAGCCACCCTATATTGCGGGCTATGAAGGTGCGGGTATTATAATAGACGCAAATAATAATGAGGGCTTTAAACAAGGTGACAGAATTGGCTTTGCTGATGTTCCATTTGCTAATGCTGAAAGGGTAGCCGTGCCTGCTACTCATGCCATTCCATTGCCTGAGGAGATTAGTTTTGAAACTGCTGCCTCTGTTTTATTGCAAGGCCTCACTGCTCAGTACCTTGCAACGGATAGCCATAAAACTAAATCGGGAGAAACGGTACTTATACATGCCTGCGCCGGTGGTGTTGGGATTATATTAACTCAAATAAGTAAGTTATTGGGCGCTACAGTTGTTGGCTTAACATCATCTGAAAGTAAAGCGGCCATTGCATTAAAACATGGGGCCGATCAGGTATATTTATATACAGATGATTGGAAAAAAGAGGTGCTGTCTTTCAGCCTTGGCGGTGTTGATGTAGTTTATGACAGCATTGGGAGTACTTTAAAAGATAGTTTTTCCGTAACAAAAGACTGCGGACAAGTGGTGTTTTTTGGCATGTCGGGCGGGATGCCGGATTTAGTAGACCCGAGAATGTTAATGGATACCTCAAAAACAATTACAGGCGGCGATTTATGGAGTTATCTTACCTCAAGGGAAGAAAGACAAAAAAGAGCGGCCCAGTTATTTAATTGGATAATTAATAAAGATATCATGATTCCATCCCCGGCTGTATTTAGCCTTTCAGAAGGGAAGCTGGCGCATGATTATTTGGAAAGCAGAAAAAGTTCAGGAAAGATAATTTTAATTCCGTAA
- a CDS encoding HAD family hydrolase: MKKALIFDLDNTVYPVASIGAQLFESVYALLEQKLDSDTYKKVQEDVTRMPFQKVAKIYAFSEDLKQDSLQLLRGLRCDEAIEPYEDYLQTKDLKIDKFLVTIGFTELQLSKIRQLQIENDFKEIYIVDPDKSAITKRDIFQQIKEKYNYTFDEMLVIGDDPESEIAAATVLGIDTYLYDPEKRHSATNAVHHSDSFTGLKDILN, from the coding sequence ATGAAAAAAGCACTGATTTTTGATCTTGACAATACAGTTTACCCTGTGGCTTCTATTGGGGCGCAATTATTTGAATCGGTATATGCCCTGTTGGAGCAAAAGCTGGATAGCGATACTTATAAAAAGGTTCAGGAGGATGTTACCAGGATGCCTTTTCAAAAAGTTGCCAAAATTTATGCCTTTAGTGAGGACTTGAAACAGGATAGCTTACAATTGCTCCGCGGGCTGCGATGTGATGAAGCAATTGAACCTTATGAGGATTATCTGCAAACTAAGGACCTGAAAATCGACAAATTCCTGGTAACTATAGGTTTTACCGAGCTACAGCTAAGCAAAATAAGACAGCTACAGATTGAAAATGATTTTAAAGAAATTTACATAGTAGATCCCGATAAATCGGCCATTACCAAGAGGGATATCTTTCAGCAGATCAAGGAAAAGTACAATTATACTTTTGATGAAATGCTGGTAATAGGCGATGATCCAGAATCTGAAATTGCTGCCGCGACAGTACTTGGGATTGATACTTATTTGTATGATCCCGAAAAAAGGCATTCAGCCACTAATGCGGTTCACCATAGCGATAGTTTTACCGGGTTAAAGGATATTTTGAATTAG
- the rlmF gene encoding 23S rRNA (adenine(1618)-N(6))-methyltransferase RlmF yields the protein MPSEPKQPAAEKENLHPRNLHRQGYDFERLIKATPALRPFVKPNKFGTESINFSDPDAVKTLNRALLKQFYGIDYWDIPAGYLCPPIPGRADYIHYMADLLGESNKGAIPTGEQVNVLDIGTGANCVYPIIGNSTYGWQFVGTDIDPVAIQSANKIITENPKLKDNIVCRLQTNKADVFKRVIKQGEVFDLSMCNPPFHASLQEAQLGTNRKWDNLNNTKAPKAVLNFGGKNNELWCPGGEAMFIRHMIEQSALFTKSVLWFSTLVSKKDTLPGVYKALRNVSAIDVKTISMSQGQKVSRIVAWTFLNEREQAAWRASHGNK from the coding sequence ATGCCATCAGAACCAAAACAGCCTGCTGCCGAAAAAGAAAACTTACATCCGCGTAATTTACACCGGCAAGGGTATGATTTTGAACGGCTTATTAAGGCTACACCAGCGTTGCGGCCATTTGTAAAACCCAATAAATTCGGAACAGAATCTATAAATTTTAGTGACCCGGATGCAGTAAAAACGCTGAACAGGGCCTTGCTAAAGCAGTTTTATGGCATTGATTACTGGGATATCCCGGCAGGATACCTTTGTCCGCCAATACCCGGTCGGGCTGATTATATTCATTATATGGCCGATCTGTTGGGGGAGAGCAATAAAGGCGCTATCCCGACAGGCGAACAGGTAAATGTATTGGATATTGGTACCGGCGCTAATTGTGTGTACCCAATAATTGGTAACAGCACATACGGCTGGCAGTTTGTGGGTACTGATATTGACCCGGTGGCTATACAATCAGCGAATAAGATCATTACTGAAAACCCGAAGCTGAAAGATAATATTGTGTGCCGGTTGCAAACCAATAAGGCCGATGTTTTTAAACGCGTTATTAAGCAAGGCGAAGTTTTTGATCTCAGCATGTGTAACCCGCCTTTCCATGCATCATTGCAGGAAGCGCAATTGGGTACCAACAGAAAATGGGATAATTTGAATAATACCAAAGCGCCTAAAGCGGTGCTTAATTTTGGCGGAAAGAACAATGAGCTTTGGTGCCCCGGTGGCGAGGCCATGTTCATCAGGCATATGATTGAGCAAAGCGCTTTATTTACAAAAAGTGTGCTTTGGTTCTCAACGCTGGTATCAAAAAAAGATACCCTGCCCGGTGTTTATAAGGCTTTGAGGAATGTATCGGCTATTGATGTTAAAACCATCAGCATGTCGCAGGGCCAAAAAGTAAGCCGCATTGTTGCCTGGACCTTTTTGAATGAACGGGAACAGGCTGCGTGGAGAGCAAGTCATGGGAATAAATAA
- a CDS encoding porin family protein — MKKLLLTTLFTISTIIAFAQSYGNTNNGTITFGLAGGTSFAFIQVKSPYRDEVYTNSEAPFSLGFNADFKFNDYFSIRPGILYAGKGGTMNAVYVDQQENNISVTDDYKLHYLEIPIAFIGHLPVGDGANIYLGAGPYFSLGLNGTNNQTLYTDDPVKQKITYGKNGDFKSTDVGATGVLGFQGAAGWTISGNLDWGFTNILQKNNTGYDVSEFKTITFYLSIGQSF; from the coding sequence ATGAAAAAACTACTACTTACCACCCTTTTTACGATTTCAACTATTATTGCTTTTGCACAAAGTTATGGCAACACTAATAACGGTACTATAACATTTGGATTAGCCGGGGGGACCAGCTTTGCGTTTATACAAGTAAAATCGCCATACAGAGACGAGGTATATACGAATTCAGAAGCACCTTTCTCATTAGGTTTTAATGCCGATTTTAAATTCAACGATTACTTTTCTATAAGGCCCGGCATACTTTATGCGGGCAAGGGTGGAACTATGAACGCTGTATATGTCGACCAGCAAGAAAACAATATTTCAGTTACCGACGACTATAAATTGCATTATCTTGAAATCCCGATTGCCTTTATTGGGCATTTACCAGTTGGAGATGGTGCAAATATTTATTTAGGTGCAGGCCCCTATTTTTCGCTGGGTTTAAATGGTACAAATAACCAAACGCTTTACACGGATGATCCCGTAAAGCAGAAGATCACCTACGGAAAAAATGGCGATTTTAAATCAACCGATGTTGGCGCGACCGGCGTATTGGGATTTCAGGGTGCAGCGGGATGGACCATAAGCGGTAATCTTGACTGGGGCTTTACCAACATCCTGCAAAAAAATAACACTGGCTATGATGTGAGCGAATTTAAAACCATTACATTCTATCTTTCAATAGGACAAAGCTTTTAA
- a CDS encoding YrdB family protein produces the protein MNKNPINLAVRFLLELVILAALGMWGWHLFVGWEQYAAALILPAIAATLWGVFRIPNDPGAAPVKTPGLIRLLMELSLFALTVWILFTLNHITLSYIIAAIVIVHYAVSYDRTWAMLRNKSYNGFAK, from the coding sequence ATGAACAAAAACCCGATAAACCTTGCAGTACGATTTTTATTAGAGCTGGTGATATTAGCCGCACTCGGCATGTGGGGCTGGCATTTATTTGTGGGATGGGAACAATATGCAGCAGCACTCATACTCCCTGCAATAGCTGCAACATTATGGGGCGTTTTCAGAATACCGAATGACCCCGGAGCTGCCCCGGTAAAAACACCGGGATTGATCAGGTTATTGATGGAACTGAGCCTGTTTGCCCTAACCGTGTGGATATTATTTACGCTGAATCACATCACCTTAAGCTATATCATAGCCGCAATTGTGATAGTGCATTACGCGGTATCATACGACAGGACTTGGGCCATGCTCCGGAATAAATCTTATAATGGATTTGCGAAATAA
- the pdxR gene encoding MocR-like pyridoxine biosynthesis transcription factor PdxR, translating to MALIENSLTIDKTLAVPVYLQVSNGIINHIRQGILKPGAPLPASRVLAKNLHVHRQTVVSAYDELYAQSWIDIYPRKGIFVAKNLPDVVPRRLAATIQSHALASETSFPVPDKIHVASLFNKPADGNLIFNDGFPDTRIAPVELMVREYRRFANYRFTPTYLMYGLEQGSLNFRTELAKFLSATRGLNVTAADILITKGVQMALYLTAQVLLSKNDVVIVGDPGYSGANEIFEHSGAKLELVPIDEHGLNMDAVETICKSKKVKMLYVIPHHHTPTTATLSSERRIRLLELAKKYKFAIIEDDYDFDFQYSGSPILPLASIDTCGNVIYVGSFCKTIAPGIRIGFMIAPPNFLLQAIKLRKLIDRQGEHLLEEAMANLLKNGDISRHLKKANKLYHERRDILCGLLNAHLGDYITFKVPDGGFAIWVNYKQGIDPVKVAQKASELGLTISAGQDYYHDRSNKCNSVRIGFASLNEQELEDAVAIFSKAIKKVSGII from the coding sequence ATGGCATTGATAGAAAACTCCCTAACCATTGATAAAACACTTGCCGTACCTGTTTACCTGCAGGTTTCAAACGGCATAATCAATCATATACGCCAGGGGATCTTAAAACCGGGAGCACCATTACCGGCCAGCAGGGTGCTTGCAAAAAATTTACATGTACACCGGCAAACCGTGGTATCAGCCTACGATGAATTATACGCGCAAAGCTGGATAGATATTTATCCCCGCAAGGGAATTTTTGTAGCTAAAAACCTGCCTGATGTTGTACCAAGGCGCCTGGCTGCTACTATTCAGAGCCATGCACTGGCTTCGGAGACTTCCTTCCCCGTTCCTGATAAAATACATGTTGCCAGTTTGTTTAATAAACCTGCCGATGGCAATCTTATTTTTAATGATGGTTTCCCCGATACACGCATTGCCCCGGTTGAATTAATGGTGCGGGAATACCGCAGGTTTGCCAATTACCGCTTTACCCCTACCTACCTGATGTACGGTCTCGAGCAGGGTTCTTTAAATTTCAGAACCGAACTAGCTAAATTCCTGTCGGCCACGCGGGGATTAAATGTTACGGCTGCTGATATATTGATCACAAAGGGCGTGCAGATGGCGCTATACCTCACAGCACAGGTGCTGTTATCAAAAAATGATGTAGTAATTGTGGGCGATCCCGGCTACTCGGGCGCTAACGAGATATTTGAGCATAGCGGTGCAAAACTTGAATTAGTTCCCATTGATGAACATGGTTTGAATATGGATGCGGTTGAGACAATATGTAAAAGTAAAAAGGTGAAGATGCTGTATGTGATCCCCCATCACCATACCCCTACAACGGCTACATTGAGTTCCGAAAGGCGCATCCGATTGCTGGAACTGGCCAAAAAATATAAGTTCGCCATTATTGAGGATGATTATGATTTCGATTTTCAATACTCAGGCAGCCCCATATTGCCCTTAGCCAGTATTGATACCTGCGGCAATGTTATATATGTTGGTTCTTTTTGTAAGACCATAGCACCCGGTATCCGCATTGGCTTTATGATAGCCCCGCCAAATTTTTTACTACAGGCAATAAAGCTGCGCAAACTAATAGACCGGCAGGGAGAGCATTTACTGGAGGAAGCTATGGCTAATTTACTTAAGAACGGCGATATAAGCCGCCATCTGAAAAAAGCCAACAAACTATACCACGAAAGGCGTGACATTCTCTGCGGGCTTCTAAATGCGCACCTGGGCGACTATATTACATTCAAGGTTCCTGATGGTGGCTTTGCTATCTGGGTAAATTATAAACAGGGTATCGACCCGGTAAAAGTGGCACAAAAAGCCTCGGAGTTGGGACTTACCATTAGCGCTGGTCAGGATTATTATCACGACAGGAGCAATAAATGCAACTCGGTACGCATTGGCTTTGCATCATTAAACGAACAGGAACTGGAAGATGCCGTGGCTATTTTTAGCAAGGCAATTAAAAAAGTAAGCGGAATAATTTAA
- a CDS encoding cobalamin-independent methionine synthase II family protein: MKISTEPIGSIPRSPELLAAITSANGGADLPKQYEKAIRETVAALEKTGSPVITDGEQTKSSFATYPLEGLTNLTAEGMKISFEDGHFRQLPFLTKGPFKYGNYAVKYLDAAKKLTDKPVKQAVISASALSLIYPPNGIEGYTQEQFISDLLNECEKDIRQCLQQGAYKVQMDFTEGRLSLKLDPSGGVLKHFIDLNNQVFNRFTAEEQQKLGVHVCPGGDHDSTHSADVDYVDLLPHLFDLNVGSFYLQLASEPDRVKVLKTIKQYLKPNQKAFIGVIDVLNPAIESAEDVKERILEAAEYIPLAQLGTTDDCGFSPFCDDVSTTRETAFAKIKARIDGTILAEKQLSA; the protein is encoded by the coding sequence ATGAAGATATCTACCGAACCTATAGGCAGCATCCCGAGATCTCCCGAATTATTAGCAGCTATTACTTCAGCAAATGGTGGAGCTGATCTGCCAAAACAATATGAAAAAGCCATTCGCGAAACGGTAGCAGCGCTTGAAAAAACGGGCTCCCCGGTTATTACCGATGGTGAACAAACCAAATCGAGCTTTGCAACCTATCCGCTTGAGGGCCTCACCAATTTAACAGCTGAGGGTATGAAAATTAGTTTCGAGGACGGGCATTTTCGTCAATTGCCTTTCTTAACTAAAGGGCCTTTTAAGTATGGCAACTATGCCGTAAAGTACCTTGATGCAGCTAAGAAACTAACCGATAAGCCGGTTAAGCAAGCGGTCATTTCTGCATCAGCATTAAGTTTGATCTATCCGCCGAACGGCATTGAAGGTTATACGCAGGAGCAATTTATAAGCGATCTGCTAAATGAGTGTGAAAAGGATATCAGGCAATGTTTACAGCAGGGAGCCTATAAGGTTCAGATGGATTTTACTGAGGGCCGGTTATCGCTTAAGCTAGACCCATCGGGTGGTGTATTAAAGCATTTTATTGATCTGAATAACCAGGTTTTTAATCGTTTCACCGCCGAAGAACAGCAAAAATTAGGGGTTCATGTATGCCCCGGTGGCGACCATGATTCAACGCACAGCGCGGATGTTGATTATGTTGATCTTTTACCGCATCTTTTTGATTTGAACGTTGGCAGCTTTTATTTACAATTAGCCAGCGAGCCAGACAGGGTAAAGGTTTTAAAAACCATAAAACAATATCTTAAGCCCAACCAAAAGGCATTTATAGGTGTTATAGATGTACTTAACCCGGCAATTGAAAGCGCGGAAGACGTTAAGGAAAGAATATTGGAAGCAGCTGAATATATACCATTAGCGCAGTTGGGTACAACCGATGATTGTGGGTTCTCGCCTTTTTGCGATGATGTTTCAACAACTCGTGAAACAGCTTTCGCTAAAATAAAGGCCCGGATAGATGGTACCATACTTGCGGAAAAACAATTGTCGGCTTAA
- a CDS encoding YukJ family protein — MALNYGLLRGEVINSIPYKNTADHYQIEVKADQLYRLAIDVYSEIAGAQVHYANGGSTKLDTDRILLYYKDENFVHPLTAQMLQAKVGFTPKTALPGGLGLDYLRTTPALFPIGAMTLVPPAAIGTNGSDLNDDLNPWVLKATNNPNAEVFAFGSGWDDNTSGSIKDNTQYFNPDPALGVHDVHMNQGDSGKEAANNGVYQDGALFFYFKDTDLWVAMFFRFQNQSIKTDNNGNPV; from the coding sequence ATGGCATTAAATTACGGATTATTAAGAGGTGAAGTAATTAACTCCATCCCCTACAAAAATACCGCCGATCATTACCAGATTGAAGTTAAAGCCGACCAGTTATACCGTTTGGCTATTGATGTTTATTCAGAGATAGCAGGCGCGCAGGTCCATTATGCTAATGGGGGCAGTACAAAATTGGATACCGACAGGATATTGCTGTATTACAAGGATGAGAACTTCGTTCATCCCTTAACAGCGCAAATGTTGCAGGCGAAGGTTGGTTTTACGCCAAAAACAGCTCTGCCCGGCGGGTTAGGGCTTGATTATTTGCGTACAACACCGGCGCTGTTCCCCATAGGGGCAATGACGCTGGTGCCGCCTGCAGCTATAGGTACTAATGGTAGCGACCTGAATGATGATCTCAATCCCTGGGTATTAAAGGCAACCAATAATCCCAACGCCGAGGTTTTTGCTTTTGGCTCGGGCTGGGATGATAATACCTCGGGCAGTATAAAAGATAATACCCAATATTTTAACCCCGACCCGGCTTTGGGCGTGCATGATGTGCACATGAACCAGGGCGATTCGGGCAAAGAGGCAGCAAATAATGGTGTATACCAGGATGGCGCGCTTTTCTTTTATTTTAAGGATACCGATCTCTGGGTAGCAATGTTTTTCCGCTTTCAGAATCAAAGCATTAAAACAGATAATAACGGGAACCCGGTTTAA